A region from the Halosolutus gelatinilyticus genome encodes:
- a CDS encoding magnesium transporter, producing MSGGDVLRGEELDDDFVGDWTVRNIVTTLVPLLVAMSILQMVSGTVLESYEEQLLENPSLLILVPVMIGTAGNLGSIMCARLSTQLHLGTLEFSPRNPGIRANVGAIMGLAATVFVLLGFASWAIGNVLGGTLGLGTLLVITIVSGMLLAVWVVVVSSASVYASYRLGYDPDDTTIPVVTNICDITGVLILFGVVAIVL from the coding sequence GTGAGCGGCGGCGACGTCCTCCGCGGCGAGGAGCTGGACGACGACTTCGTCGGCGACTGGACGGTCCGAAACATCGTGACGACGCTCGTCCCGCTGCTCGTCGCGATGTCGATCCTGCAGATGGTCTCGGGGACCGTCCTCGAGAGCTACGAGGAGCAACTGCTCGAGAACCCCTCGCTTCTCATCCTCGTGCCGGTGATGATCGGCACCGCGGGCAACCTCGGCTCGATCATGTGCGCGCGGCTCTCGACCCAGTTGCACCTCGGGACCCTCGAATTCTCCCCGCGAAACCCCGGCATCCGGGCGAACGTCGGCGCGATCATGGGCCTGGCCGCGACGGTGTTCGTCCTGCTCGGGTTCGCCTCGTGGGCGATCGGTAACGTGTTAGGCGGGACGCTCGGCCTCGGAACGCTCCTGGTGATCACGATCGTCAGCGGCATGCTGCTGGCCGTCTGGGTCGTCGTCGTCAGCTCCGCCTCCGTCTACGCCTCCTACCGGCTCGGCTACGATCCCGACGACACGACGATCCCGGTCGTCACGAACATCTGTGACATCACCGGCGTCCTCATCCTCTTCGGCGTCGTCGCGATCGTCCTCTGA
- a CDS encoding magnesium transporter → MAGHDSALGVYRQALPVIIISLVAGLFAGTLLGTETMREGIESVPGTLLLLPAFLATRGGVYGSLGARLSSGLHQGLIDPHFEWNGRLRNAIVASFLNGMIVSVFIAVLAWSVLLALGRNGSLLELLIVLFVAALLSAFAMLGVLLTVIFKGYRRGLDPDNVIGPVVTTVGDVFGVVFLLVGIGVAGVVL, encoded by the coding sequence ATGGCAGGCCACGACTCCGCCCTCGGTGTGTACCGGCAGGCGCTGCCGGTCATTATCATCAGTCTCGTGGCAGGACTGTTCGCGGGTACGTTGCTCGGCACCGAGACGATGCGCGAGGGGATCGAAAGCGTCCCCGGTACCTTGCTGTTGTTGCCGGCGTTTCTCGCGACTCGTGGCGGCGTCTACGGCTCCCTCGGCGCCCGCCTCTCCAGCGGCCTCCACCAGGGGCTGATCGACCCGCACTTCGAGTGGAACGGCCGCCTCAGGAACGCGATCGTCGCGTCGTTTCTCAACGGGATGATCGTCTCCGTCTTCATCGCCGTCCTCGCGTGGAGCGTCTTACTCGCCCTCGGCCGGAACGGGAGCCTGCTGGAGTTGCTCATCGTCCTGTTCGTCGCCGCGCTACTGAGCGCGTTCGCGATGCTAGGGGTGTTGCTCACCGTGATCTTTAAGGGCTACCGGCGGGGACTCGATCCGGACAACGTCATCGGGCCGGTGGTGACGACCGTCGGCGACGTCTTCGGCGTCGTCTTCCTGCTGGTCGGCATCGGGGTCGCCGGGGTGGTGCTGTGA
- a CDS encoding PQQ-binding-like beta-propeller repeat protein has protein sequence MPNPNRRTVIATGPALLTGSAFATIGAGSGDDTEADEERSGATDDTAFTAEPHDGWYAFRADAGSTRAVSAANEPDAPDAVRWRHDDIESRDGIAIGDERVYRHDGTGRIRALDPTDGSVAWTSDDLGVDDAPNSAPVVVGDWLYVGGEALTALDADTGEVRWRRAFGDGDDSPTVYQPEFAHGTIYASTDDERLYAVDPADGSVRWERHSIDEIDEGDHPYWSYDTFHAYSLAVTTDAVYATVGTPPEQRQVVALEPESGETLWTVHPNGTLRARVAATENYVFVYDASTTFETRVVDATTGDVLNPISGGGPAAIAQDTFVGTVGGNELRATDVDATEDRWITRWVRDDAQSYGTPTIAGDTVLVVALDERDREFLKGFDLESGRERWCLHLEAVPQLANRHGDLRYDLAVDDGTIYLSGDEEQVAIR, from the coding sequence ATGCCGAACCCAAACAGACGGACAGTGATCGCGACCGGACCGGCGCTCCTGACCGGCAGTGCGTTCGCGACGATCGGCGCCGGCAGCGGAGACGACACCGAGGCGGACGAAGAACGATCCGGAGCGACCGACGACACTGCGTTCACCGCCGAGCCCCACGACGGCTGGTACGCGTTCCGAGCCGACGCCGGAAGCACCCGTGCCGTCTCGGCCGCGAACGAACCCGACGCCCCCGACGCCGTTCGCTGGCGACACGACGACATCGAGTCGCGCGACGGCATCGCGATCGGCGACGAGCGGGTCTACCGTCACGACGGTACGGGCAGGATCCGCGCCCTCGATCCGACGGACGGCTCGGTCGCGTGGACGAGCGACGACCTCGGCGTCGACGACGCGCCGAACAGCGCGCCGGTGGTGGTGGGTGACTGGCTCTACGTCGGCGGCGAGGCGCTGACGGCCCTCGACGCCGACACCGGCGAGGTTCGCTGGCGGCGGGCGTTCGGCGACGGCGACGACTCGCCGACGGTCTACCAGCCGGAGTTCGCGCACGGAACGATCTACGCGTCCACCGACGACGAGCGCCTGTACGCGGTCGACCCGGCGGACGGCTCGGTTCGGTGGGAACGCCACTCCATCGACGAGATCGACGAAGGCGATCACCCCTACTGGTCGTACGATACGTTCCACGCGTACTCGCTGGCCGTCACGACCGACGCGGTTTACGCCACTGTCGGGACCCCACCCGAACAGCGCCAGGTCGTGGCGCTCGAGCCTGAGTCGGGCGAGACGCTGTGGACGGTCCATCCGAACGGCACGTTGCGCGCTCGCGTCGCGGCGACCGAGAACTACGTCTTCGTCTACGACGCCTCGACGACCTTCGAGACGAGGGTCGTCGACGCGACGACGGGTGACGTTCTGAATCCGATTTCGGGCGGCGGCCCGGCCGCTATCGCCCAGGACACGTTCGTCGGGACCGTCGGCGGGAACGAACTCCGCGCGACGGACGTCGACGCGACCGAGGACCGGTGGATTACGCGCTGGGTCCGCGACGACGCGCAATCGTACGGAACGCCGACGATCGCGGGCGACACCGTGCTCGTCGTCGCGCTCGACGAGCGTGACAGGGAGTTCCTCAAGGGATTCGACCTCGAGAGCGGACGCGAACGCTGGTGTCTCCACCTGGAAGCGGTTCCGCAACTCGCCAACCGCCACGGCGATCTCCGCTACGACCTCGCGGTCGACGACGGAACGATCTATCTCAGCGGCGACGAAGAACAGGTCGCGATCCGGTAG
- a CDS encoding aldehyde ferredoxin oxidoreductase family protein encodes MKHVRGPLCSIDLGDRTVETESIDDELESFIGGRALGTKLAHDRIPFDADPLGSENRLYLATGPLQHATMSFTGRMSATGLSPLTDGLLSSNAGGFLSRNFTATGYSAVEIAGESDELVIVHVTDEGVEFEAVPELEGAKTSETCAYIEDEHGLGDDHTVTIGPAGENEVRFASIMTSRERAFGRGGLGAVLGSKNVKAITFDGDSTREVEIPPLQMDVHREAAQSDHIMRRQGTSSMTEFANTVEALPTRYFSELSFEGAEGISGDRVEEKKYKKGTCSACAFACKLPTRDEESGLETEGPEYETVMAFGSNSGVDDIVDVMQSNKRCDELGLDTISCGDVVAAYLASEDEFGNVELIHETVEKIARREGIGDTLAEGVDRFHDELDVENWSVKGLEFPAHDGRTLNGQGLAFATSNRGADHMYAEFYSLEYPLVDESKAVSKNGLEGKPPKVVEKENENVIKDSAVLCKFSRDFVSPDRLSTLLDADYEDLLAVGGRVVALERHFNNQRGFDRADDRLPYELPDFEDALDEYYAERGWDDDGTVPDSRFEDAGGVPADD; translated from the coding sequence ATGAAACACGTACGCGGCCCGCTCTGTTCGATCGACCTCGGCGACCGCACCGTCGAGACGGAATCGATCGACGACGAACTCGAGTCGTTCATCGGCGGCCGGGCGCTCGGGACGAAGCTGGCGCACGATCGCATCCCGTTCGACGCCGATCCGCTGGGGTCCGAAAACCGGCTCTACCTCGCGACTGGCCCGCTCCAGCACGCGACGATGAGCTTCACCGGACGGATGTCGGCGACGGGCCTCTCGCCGCTGACCGACGGCCTGCTCTCCTCGAATGCCGGTGGCTTCCTGTCGCGGAACTTCACGGCGACGGGCTACAGCGCCGTCGAGATCGCCGGCGAGAGCGACGAGCTCGTGATCGTCCACGTCACGGACGAAGGCGTCGAGTTCGAGGCGGTACCGGAGCTCGAGGGCGCCAAGACGTCCGAGACCTGCGCCTATATCGAGGACGAGCACGGCCTCGGTGACGATCACACGGTCACGATCGGCCCCGCCGGCGAGAACGAGGTGCGCTTCGCCTCGATCATGACCTCGCGCGAGCGGGCGTTCGGCCGCGGCGGCCTCGGCGCGGTCCTCGGGTCGAAGAACGTGAAGGCGATCACGTTCGACGGCGACTCCACCCGCGAGGTCGAGATCCCGCCGCTGCAGATGGACGTCCACCGCGAGGCGGCCCAGTCCGACCACATCATGCGCCGCCAGGGGACCTCGTCGATGACGGAGTTCGCGAACACGGTCGAGGCGCTGCCGACGCGCTATTTCTCGGAGCTCTCCTTCGAGGGCGCCGAGGGGATCAGCGGCGACCGCGTCGAGGAGAAGAAGTACAAGAAAGGGACCTGCTCGGCCTGCGCGTTCGCCTGCAAGCTGCCGACCCGCGACGAGGAGTCGGGTCTCGAGACCGAAGGCCCCGAGTACGAGACCGTGATGGCGTTCGGCTCGAACTCGGGGGTCGACGACATCGTCGACGTGATGCAGTCGAACAAGCGCTGCGACGAACTCGGGCTGGACACCATTTCCTGCGGCGACGTCGTCGCCGCCTACCTCGCCAGCGAGGACGAGTTCGGCAACGTCGAGCTGATCCACGAGACCGTCGAGAAAATCGCCCGCCGCGAGGGGATCGGCGACACGCTCGCCGAGGGCGTCGATCGGTTCCACGACGAACTGGACGTCGAGAACTGGTCCGTCAAGGGCCTCGAGTTCCCCGCCCACGACGGTCGGACGCTCAACGGCCAGGGGCTCGCGTTCGCCACCTCGAACCGCGGCGCCGACCACATGTACGCCGAGTTCTACTCGCTCGAGTACCCCCTCGTCGACGAGTCGAAGGCGGTGAGCAAGAACGGCCTCGAGGGCAAGCCCCCGAAGGTCGTCGAGAAGGAGAACGAGAACGTCATCAAGGACAGCGCCGTCCTCTGTAAGTTCTCGCGGGACTTCGTCTCGCCCGACCGCCTCTCGACGCTGCTCGACGCCGACTACGAGGACCTGCTCGCGGTCGGCGGCCGCGTCGTCGCCCTGGAACGGCACTTCAACAACCAGCGCGGCTTCGACCGCGCGGACGATCGGCTGCCCTACGAGCTGCCGGACTTCGAGGACGCCCTCGACGAGTACTACGCCGAGCGCGGCTGGGACGACGACGGCACGGTTCCCGACAGTCGGTTCGAGGACGCCGGCGGCGTTCCGGCCGACGACTGA